A region from the Candidatus Bathyarchaeota archaeon genome encodes:
- the hypF gene encoding carbamoyltransferase HypF, whose product MRVRVRVTGIVQGVGFRPFIYRIALENSLRGYVRNMGDAGVEILIEGGEDNIKSFLRDLSERKPPLARIYDVLVSPLEGGDQFESFRILKSSEEEGFSGSVIPPDVAICDECLKELRDPEDPRYDYFFITCTNCGPRYTIIERLPYDRENTSMRDFPMCSLCEGEYKDPSNRRFHAQTVACPRCGPKAYLTDNKGELVECRDPIREAGVLLSEGQIVAVKGYGGFHIATATTMDEPIMRLRGVKHRRQKPFAIMARSLESARTFAEVSPREAMLLTSHTRPIVLLNKGEGYYLSEHIAPGLHNVGVMLPYTGLHYMLFDKIEEPALVMTSANPPNEPIIKDDDEAMRRLGGTVDYLLLHNRKIIQRCDDSVVRLHGEQQVFLRRSRGYAPEPIKLRMRAEDCSMGLGGELNNTGCILLGERAFISQHIGDVENLETVRFLEEALKNLISLTKARVQAVACDLHPRFTTTRLAEALAEEYGWRIVRVQHHQAHIAALMAEHGLREMIGIVCDGYGYGVDGEAWGGEILLCSWGEPSFERLAHLQRQPLIGGDLATRYPLRMAAGMLHGKANVDEWLLQHRGHFPHGEREVEVLLHQLKNSRNMPMTTSCGRVLDAVAAVLGVCYERTYEGEPAMKLESSAIKGEDVLKLKPMIKDDVLETSQMLLEIYENRDKYSKADLAYSAHAYIARGLATIAIEMALERDVKFIGLSGGVACNQILTSIMRRSIEASGLSLIVHEMVPPGDGGLSLGQAAVAGFSPL is encoded by the coding sequence ATGCGGGTGAGGGTGAGAGTAACTGGGATAGTTCAAGGTGTAGGTTTTCGCCCCTTCATTTACCGGATAGCTTTGGAGAATTCCCTGAGGGGTTATGTGAGGAATATGGGCGATGCGGGTGTTGAGATACTCATCGAGGGAGGCGAAGACAACATCAAGAGTTTCCTAAGGGATTTAAGTGAGCGTAAGCCTCCCCTTGCCAGGATCTATGATGTTCTGGTCTCACCGCTCGAGGGAGGAGACCAGTTCGAGAGCTTCAGGATCCTGAAAAGCTCCGAGGAGGAGGGCTTCTCTGGCTCTGTTATACCTCCAGATGTCGCCATCTGCGACGAGTGCTTAAAGGAGCTGAGAGACCCGGAAGACCCGAGATACGACTATTTCTTCATCACATGCACCAACTGCGGGCCTAGATACACGATCATCGAGAGGCTCCCCTACGACAGAGAGAACACATCGATGAGGGATTTTCCCATGTGCAGCCTCTGCGAAGGAGAGTACAAGGATCCATCCAATAGACGTTTCCACGCCCAGACCGTAGCATGTCCTAGATGCGGCCCTAAGGCATACCTGACGGACAATAAGGGTGAGCTAGTGGAGTGTCGAGACCCCATAAGGGAGGCTGGGGTTCTCCTCTCAGAGGGCCAGATTGTCGCCGTGAAGGGGTACGGGGGTTTCCACATAGCCACAGCCACGACGATGGATGAGCCCATAATGAGGCTCAGAGGGGTTAAACACAGGAGGCAGAAACCCTTCGCGATAATGGCGAGAAGCCTAGAGTCAGCCCGCACCTTCGCGGAGGTTAGCCCAAGAGAGGCTATGCTCTTGACCTCCCACACCCGCCCCATAGTGCTCCTGAATAAGGGTGAGGGCTACTACCTCTCGGAGCATATCGCCCCCGGCCTCCACAATGTTGGGGTTATGCTCCCCTACACAGGGTTGCACTACATGCTCTTTGACAAGATCGAGGAGCCGGCTCTCGTCATGACCAGCGCTAATCCACCAAACGAGCCCATAATAAAAGATGACGATGAGGCCATGAGGAGGCTAGGTGGAACCGTTGATTACCTCCTCCTCCACAATAGGAAGATAATTCAGAGATGCGACGACTCCGTTGTTAGGCTGCACGGCGAGCAACAGGTCTTCCTGAGGCGTTCAAGGGGGTACGCACCCGAACCCATAAAGCTGAGGATGAGAGCCGAGGACTGCTCGATGGGCCTGGGAGGGGAACTGAACAACACGGGTTGCATACTTCTCGGGGAGAGGGCCTTCATATCCCAGCATATAGGCGACGTAGAGAACCTAGAGACGGTGAGGTTTCTCGAGGAGGCCTTGAAGAACTTGATCTCCTTGACCAAGGCTAGGGTTCAGGCGGTCGCATGCGACCTACACCCGAGGTTCACGACGACGAGGCTTGCCGAAGCCCTAGCCGAGGAATATGGCTGGAGGATAGTTAGGGTTCAACACCATCAAGCCCACATCGCGGCCCTCATGGCCGAACATGGATTGAGAGAGATGATCGGCATAGTATGCGATGGGTATGGATACGGGGTTGATGGCGAGGCCTGGGGAGGCGAGATACTCCTCTGCTCATGGGGGGAACCCAGCTTTGAAAGGCTGGCCCATCTACAGAGGCAGCCTCTAATAGGCGGAGACCTGGCAACACGCTACCCATTGAGGATGGCAGCAGGTATGCTACATGGAAAGGCGAACGTGGACGAGTGGCTCCTCCAACACCGGGGGCACTTCCCCCACGGCGAGAGGGAGGTTGAGGTTCTCCTCCATCAACTGAAAAATAGCAGGAATATGCCCATGACCACGAGCTGCGGGAGGGTTTTGGATGCGGTTGCAGCGGTCCTAGGCGTCTGCTATGAGAGGACCTATGAGGGAGAGCCTGCCATGAAACTGGAATCCTCAGCTATTAAAGGTGAGGATGTCTTAAAGCTCAAACCGATGATTAAAGATGATGTTTTAGAGACCTCTCAGATGCTGCTAGAAATATATGAAAACAGGGATAAATACTCGAAGGCTGATCTCGCATATTCAGCTCACGCATATATAGCTAGAGGTCTAGCCACAATAGCTATAGAAATGGCTTTAGAGAGGGATGTCAAGTTTATAGGGCTCTCAGGCGGGGTCGCCTGCAACCAGATATTGACCAGTATAATGCGGAGGAGCATCGAGGCCTCTGGTCTAAGCTTAATAGTCCACGAAATGGTCCCACCTGGGGATGGGGGCCTATCCCTAGGTCAAGCCGCCGTGGCCGGCTTCTCACCCCTCTAA
- a CDS encoding oligosaccharide flippase family protein, which produces MNAAGVILLARFLGAEGYGLVVLATIPVSLIALLSDLGVSAAMTRFIAHYRSEGRGEVWPIMKAGIIFNMSVGGILFISSFLLSSYIAEGVFHRPEVAGLIKVASTTLLSNSLLISCQSIFVGFDRMEFHSLTSMVFSILKSTIAPILALSGYGVFGALVGNAASTAASGVISLSMVLKILRGSPRVASPGARGTIRMLLGFGYPLFLSSLLTGGISHLYNLLLAMSVEASIIGNYQAALNFSVLINLLTMPITTVLFPLFSRFDADDAALITLFRASVKYSALLIVPATLGLILVSDQLVGIVYGGSFQLAPFFLRLYSLNFLFAGLGSVSIGSLLNGQGKTKVTFNTNLIYICIGMPMGLLLIPRMGVTGLLLTILFASKPGLFYALWWVRRNLGLTLDWAASAKIYLSSAIAYLIPLFILSNLDLSYWRGLFLGLITLPPVYSLLLTLTRALDEADIRALKIMVKAVGPLAPILRLLMILIDIPIRKKRSNQLGD; this is translated from the coding sequence TTGAATGCAGCTGGGGTCATCCTCCTCGCCAGGTTCTTGGGGGCTGAGGGGTATGGGCTGGTTGTTCTGGCCACCATCCCCGTCTCTCTCATAGCCCTTCTGAGCGATCTCGGTGTCAGCGCTGCAATGACCAGGTTCATCGCTCACTACCGTTCTGAGGGAAGGGGTGAGGTTTGGCCTATCATGAAGGCCGGTATAATATTCAACATGTCCGTTGGGGGGATACTATTCATATCGAGCTTCCTTCTCTCGAGCTACATAGCGGAGGGGGTTTTTCACAGGCCGGAGGTGGCCGGCCTCATAAAGGTGGCCTCCACAACCCTCCTATCCAACTCCCTCCTGATCTCCTGCCAATCAATATTCGTTGGCTTCGACAGGATGGAGTTCCATAGTCTCACATCGATGGTCTTCTCCATATTGAAGAGTACAATTGCGCCGATTCTAGCCCTCTCAGGATATGGGGTTTTTGGGGCTCTGGTGGGAAATGCTGCCTCAACGGCGGCCTCGGGGGTCATCAGCCTCTCGATGGTGCTAAAGATTCTTAGAGGCTCTCCGAGGGTGGCCTCCCCAGGGGCGAGAGGGACCATCAGGATGCTCTTGGGTTTTGGATACCCCCTCTTCCTCTCATCCCTCCTCACAGGAGGTATCTCCCATCTCTACAATCTCCTCCTGGCAATGAGTGTCGAGGCGTCCATTATCGGGAACTATCAGGCGGCTTTGAACTTCTCAGTTTTGATAAACCTTTTGACCATGCCCATAACCACCGTGCTCTTCCCCCTCTTCTCCAGATTCGATGCTGATGATGCAGCCCTGATAACCCTCTTCAGGGCCTCAGTTAAGTATTCAGCCCTACTCATCGTTCCAGCGACCCTGGGGCTCATACTCGTCTCCGACCAGTTGGTAGGGATAGTTTATGGAGGGAGCTTTCAACTGGCCCCATTCTTCCTCCGCCTTTACTCCCTAAACTTCCTCTTCGCTGGGCTTGGCAGCGTGAGCATAGGAAGCCTGCTGAACGGGCAGGGTAAGACTAAGGTCACCTTCAACACCAACCTCATCTACATATGTATAGGCATGCCCATGGGCCTGCTCCTGATCCCCCGGATGGGGGTGACGGGCCTTCTCTTGACCATCCTCTTTGCCTCTAAGCCCGGCCTCTTCTATGCCCTTTGGTGGGTGAGGAGAAACCTGGGCTTAACCTTGGACTGGGCGGCCTCAGCCAAGATATATCTATCATCTGCGATCGCATATCTCATACCACTATTCATCTTGAGCAACCTCGATCTGAGCTATTGGAGGGGTCTATTCCTCGGCCTTATAACCCTACCTCCAGTATACTCCCTCCTATTAACCCTCACAAGAGCCCTGGATGAAGCGGATATAAGAGCCCTGAAGATCATGGTCAAGGCCGTTGGGCCTCTAGCCCCCATACTCAGGCTCCTGATGATATTAATTGATATCCCGATCAGGAAGAAGAGGTCTAACCAGTTGGGGGATTAG
- the fdhD gene encoding formate dehydrogenase accessory sulfurtransferase FdhD, with protein sequence MSIRRVIIHRLDLGKGCTSLEDEVAADEAMCIFVNDEYYRTLIASPKMRRELVVGHLITEGVIESVEDILKMDETPFKVRVETRRQVDLDMMIRLRRDLILTSCGASPTPGGEQIEHLKVSSEARFEAATILQKVKELFNLGETFRRTGGTHSAMICTPEGETVAFAEDVGRHNAVDKVIGSALLERYSTKDCFLTSSGRISSDIVLKVARVGMPLIASIAGPLESGIRAAEATGITLICFARGKRMNIYTNPNRVIFNNQ encoded by the coding sequence ATGTCGATTAGGAGGGTTATAATTCATAGGCTGGACCTAGGAAAGGGATGCACATCTCTCGAGGATGAGGTGGCGGCGGACGAGGCCATGTGCATATTCGTTAACGACGAATATTATAGAACCCTGATAGCCTCCCCGAAGATGAGGAGGGAGCTGGTGGTTGGCCATCTAATAACAGAGGGGGTGATAGAATCAGTTGAGGATATCCTGAAGATGGATGAAACCCCGTTCAAGGTCCGAGTTGAGACAAGGAGGCAGGTAGACCTAGATATGATGATCAGGCTTAGGAGAGACCTGATCCTTACCTCGTGCGGAGCCTCCCCCACCCCAGGAGGAGAGCAGATAGAGCATCTTAAGGTGAGCTCGGAGGCCAGATTTGAAGCAGCCACCATCCTGCAGAAGGTCAAAGAGCTCTTCAACCTAGGGGAGACCTTCCGGAGGACGGGGGGAACCCACTCGGCGATGATCTGCACCCCTGAGGGTGAAACCGTCGCCTTCGCCGAGGATGTGGGAAGGCATAATGCAGTTGATAAGGTCATCGGCTCGGCCCTCCTAGAAAGATACTCTACTAAGGATTGCTTCCTCACGTCCTCGGGGAGGATCTCCAGCGATATCGTATTGAAGGTAGCTAGGGTAGGTATGCCGCTCATCGCCTCGATAGCTGGGCCTCTGGAGTCCGGGATCAGAGCTGCTGAGGCCACGGGGATCACCTTGATCTGCTTCGCCAGGGGAAAAAGGATGAATATATACACAAACCCAAATAGAGTCATATTCAACAACCAGTAA
- the hypD gene encoding hydrogenase formation protein HypD produces MVEDLRLRDPKLAKRIAEKIKQLASREPLIKICHVCGTHEWAITHYGLRSLLPENVEIIPGPGCPVCIVPASEIDEAVQLALDGAVVTCFGDVLRVPGSGMSLLDAKARGADVRVVYSVADAVKMAEGEPGRQFVFFAIGFETTAPSTAVEVFKGPPRNLSFLVSHRLIPPAMRLLVEMRELSLNGFIAPGHVSTVIGLKPYQIFPREYGMPTVIAGFEPLDILFGIYMILKQLRDGEPRLENEYVRAVRPEGNLKALSLMSEVFDVEDGRWRGLGVISASALKLRKEYENYDSRLRLGVKIEHGVDVRPGCRCHLVLIGRIKPPDCPLFMKACTPQSPVGPCMVSSEGTCRIWARAGVRADI; encoded by the coding sequence ATGGTCGAGGATCTTAGGCTCAGGGATCCGAAATTAGCGAAGAGGATTGCGGAGAAGATCAAACAGCTCGCATCGAGGGAGCCCCTGATAAAGATCTGCCATGTCTGCGGGACCCATGAGTGGGCTATAACCCACTACGGGCTAAGGAGCCTCCTACCTGAAAATGTGGAGATAATTCCAGGACCAGGATGCCCAGTCTGCATAGTCCCAGCCTCGGAGATCGATGAGGCGGTCCAGCTGGCCCTTGATGGTGCAGTTGTCACCTGTTTCGGAGATGTTTTACGTGTCCCCGGCTCTGGGATGTCCCTGCTCGACGCGAAGGCTAGGGGTGCGGATGTCCGGGTCGTCTATAGCGTGGCCGACGCGGTTAAGATGGCTGAAGGGGAGCCTGGGAGACAGTTCGTCTTCTTCGCCATAGGCTTTGAGACCACAGCCCCCTCGACGGCCGTTGAGGTGTTTAAGGGGCCTCCGAGGAACCTGAGCTTCCTGGTTTCGCATCGACTGATTCCTCCGGCGATGAGGCTTCTGGTGGAGATGAGGGAGCTGAGCCTGAACGGCTTCATAGCCCCTGGGCACGTCAGCACAGTGATAGGGCTCAAACCCTACCAAATTTTTCCAAGGGAATACGGGATGCCGACAGTTATCGCGGGCTTTGAACCCCTAGACATACTCTTCGGCATCTACATGATCCTAAAACAGCTCAGGGATGGGGAGCCGCGTTTAGAGAACGAGTACGTGAGGGCTGTCCGACCCGAGGGTAACTTGAAGGCCCTCAGCTTGATGAGTGAAGTTTTCGATGTGGAGGATGGAAGATGGCGTGGGCTTGGGGTAATCTCAGCCTCAGCCCTCAAGCTAAGGAAGGAATATGAAAATTACGACTCGAGGCTTAGGCTGGGGGTGAAGATCGAACATGGGGTTGATGTAAGACCCGGATGCAGGTGCCATCTCGTCTTAATTGGAAGAATCAAACCCCCGGATTGTCCTCTCTTCATGAAGGCATGTACTCCTCAAAGCCCCGTAGGGCCATGCATGGTGAGCAGTGAGGGAACATGCAGGATATGGGCTAGGGCAGGGGTTCGAGCTGATATCTAG
- a CDS encoding HypC/HybG/HupF family hydrogenase formation chaperone: MCLAIPARVIEKNGDRARVDFGGGVLREVDLTLVEAGVGDYVIVHAGFAIQVLEGEEARETLRLWSEILEAEELTVSK; the protein is encoded by the coding sequence ATGTGTCTGGCGATCCCCGCGAGGGTCATAGAAAAAAATGGAGACAGGGCCAGAGTGGACTTCGGGGGTGGGGTCCTTAGGGAGGTGGATCTTACCCTCGTCGAGGCCGGGGTCGGAGACTATGTCATAGTCCACGCTGGCTTTGCAATCCAAGTATTAGAGGGAGAGGAAGCCAGGGAAACTCTACGCCTCTGGAGTGAGATCCTAGAGGCTGAAGAGTTAACAGTCTCGAAGTGA